Sequence from the Clostridiales bacterium genome:
GCGGCGGTACTGCAACTGCGATATCCAAAATAGTTGCCGAAAAAATATCTAAGAACAATACCCGTGAATTATTTAAAAGCATTACGGCGTCGATTGCTTTTTTTTCATCCTGGTCTATATTCGTATCTATTTTCGTCGTAATATTTGCCCCGTATATATCCATGTCTATCCTGAAAGATGAAAGGACCTATTTAGCAATTCTTATGTACATACCTGCAATAATATTTATCACTATAGGATCCATACTGAAAGGATATTTCTATGGAGTCCAAAACTCGTCGGCGCCGGCTGTTATCGATATTTTTGAAAAATTTATAAGAGTCGTGGTCCTCTTGGCACTTTCCGAGCATTTAAGGAAATACGGGATCAAATATCAGGTGGCGGGAGCGGTTTTAGCCATGACTGCAGGAGAAGTAACAAGCACCACTCTTTTATATATAGCCTATAAAGTATCTTCGTCATCCGTCAAAACATTGACAGGAAAACCGGATAACGTCTTTCAGATTATGGCTGACGTGTTTAAGGTTTCCCTGCCTTTATGCGTCAACGGCTTTTTTTCTACGATGCTTGGGACATTTATAGCCGCCATGGCACCCAGAAGACTGCAGGCGGCAGGGTTTGCAAAGGAAACCGCCCTCGCACTCTACGGTAAAGTTTCAGGAATGGGTTTAACTATTGTAATGTTCCCTGCCATCATAATAGGTGCCATATCCATAATGCTTGTACCTGTCATATCCGAAGCATCTGAAAGCAGAAATACATCGGCGGTGAATAAAAGGATTTACTCCGTCATAAAACTGGCTGCCGTTGTAGCTGCGGTTTCCGCAGGATTGTTTTTTTCAATGCCGAAAGAATTGGGAATGATGTTTTACAGCAGAGACGACCTTGGAAACATTATCTTTTCACTTTCCTTCGGCCTTATGGCCTCATATATCGAATCGACAATGTTCGGCATACTGAACGGCCTTGGAAAGCAGGGAATATTGCTTAGGAACACTATAATACTGTCTATTATAGATATAACGATTTTATATATATTCCTTGCAGTTTCAAAAATAAATATATACGCATATGCCATAGACTTCGCCATAAGCCCTCTTGTGGGATGCATACTGAATTATACCAGTATAGCAAGGATAACAGGCATATACATGGACTTCAGGGAAATCGTATTATTTCCACTCCTGATAAGCTTTGCCGAAATCATCATAATAAATAAGCTGAAAAGCTATATGGCCTTTGGAAATATTTCTACTTTGATATTGCTTTTCACAGGTATTGCAGTATATTTGCTGCTGTATTTTATATTGAGCCCTGTTTTTAAAAGAGCAATAAAGCAATCGCCATATACGCTATAATCCGTATGCATGCCTTTTACACCTTAAGTTTTAGCAGCAGCGATTTCATATCGTCCGGAATTTCCGTTTTCAATCTCACCCTGCTTCCGTATCTTGGATGATTGAATTCCAGCATATATGCATGGAGGGCCTGTCTGTTTATGAATCTGCTGTCATCCGCAGTCCCATACAGTGTATCGCCAAAAATAGGATGCCCTATATAGCTCATGTGCACCCTTATCTGATGGGTCTTGCCCGTTTCGAGTCTCAGCTCCACTAATGAGGCCTCGTCAAGATCCTCTATGACTTTATAATGAGTAACGGCTTTATACCCTGATGTCATTACCTCCCGCTTTATTGTCTCCCGGGAAGGCCTGCCGATCGGGAGATCTATAGTTCCGGATTTTTGCGTAAAGTTTCCATGGGCGATGCATATGTATTTCTTGCTTATTTCATTGGAATCAAGCTCCTTTGCCAATGCCTGATGGGTAAATTTATTTTTTGCTATTATTACGAGTCCCGAAGTATCCCTGTCGAGCCTGTTTACGAGCCTCACTATGGACTTATCGCCCTTTTGCCTGAGGTAATATATTATGCCGTTTGAAAGCGTCCCGTTGGGATGTCCCTTTGTCGGATGTACGACAATACCCGGCATTTTATTCACAATCAAAAGATCTGCGTCCTCAAATACCACGTCTACCGGTATATTTTCCGGCTCTATATCCTGGCTTTCTTCCTTGTATATGTTGACGGACACCACATCGCCTGTCTTTACGAGAGCATTTGTAAATACATGCTTGTTATTTATAAAAATGTTTTTCGCTTTCTTCAAGTCGGTTATCAACCTTCTCGATAAATTCATCCTGCTTTTTAATATATTGTCAAGTTTTACTCCGTCATCTGCTTTCTCTGCAGTATATGTCAAATAATCCTCATTCATAAATTTTTCTCCCAATGTTTAATTCTTTCGTTAACATCTTATATAATTGTTTTTCAAATAATCTGCATGCATCCGGATTCTGCTGCTTATTTGATCATAAGCTCGACGCCCGATACGCTTTGCACGAACTTGATTAAGGCATCTATCTGGCTTTCCGGACTGCTAAACTCATATTCTATGCAATTTTTTACCCACCTTATCGAAATTGAATTGTTGAATAGTTTCTTTATGGCGAATGTTTTGCCTCCGGATTTTACAACTTTGTCCTCATCACTTAGAACCAATTCATACCTGTGGACATTCTTCTGGCAGTAATATACTGTGTCCATATCCTTTATATAAGTTACAGTGGCCGATGGAAATTTCACAGGAGGAACTACCGTGATCTCATTTACGGCAAATCCTTCAGGTATATCGTCAGGCATTATCAAGTTGAATTTTACATATTTTTCAGCCTCTTCTTCATTCTTTACAGCCTTTGGTATCCCTT
This genomic interval carries:
- a CDS encoding RluA family pseudouridine synthase, which gives rise to MNEDYLTYTAEKADDGVKLDNILKSRMNLSRRLITDLKKAKNIFINNKHVFTNALVKTGDVVSVNIYKEESQDIEPENIPVDVVFEDADLLIVNKMPGIVVHPTKGHPNGTLSNGIIYYLRQKGDKSIVRLVNRLDRDTSGLVIIAKNKFTHQALAKELDSNEISKKYICIAHGNFTQKSGTIDLPIGRPSRETIKREVMTSGYKAVTHYKVIEDLDEASLVELRLETGKTHQIRVHMSYIGHPIFGDTLYGTADDSRFINRQALHAYMLEFNHPRYGSRVRLKTEIPDDMKSLLLKLKV
- the spoVB gene encoding stage V sporulation protein B; this encodes MKKLTFAQNTLLLLISNIATGSLSFFFSIILSREIGAHGVGLYHMVMPTYSFFICFTCGGTATAISKIVAEKISKNNTRELFKSITASIAFFSSWSIFVSIFVVIFAPYISMSILKDERTYLAILMYIPAIIFITIGSILKGYFYGVQNSSAPAVIDIFEKFIRVVVLLALSEHLRKYGIKYQVAGAVLAMTAGEVTSTTLLYIAYKVSSSSVKTLTGKPDNVFQIMADVFKVSLPLCVNGFFSTMLGTFIAAMAPRRLQAAGFAKETALALYGKVSGMGLTIVMFPAIIIGAISIMLVPVISEASESRNTSAVNKRIYSVIKLAAVVAAVSAGLFFSMPKELGMMFYSRDDLGNIIFSLSFGLMASYIESTMFGILNGLGKQGILLRNTIILSIIDITILYIFLAVSKINIYAYAIDFAISPLVGCILNYTSIARITGIYMDFREIVLFPLLISFAEIIIINKLKSYMAFGNISTLILLFTGIAVYLLLYFILSPVFKRAIKQSPYTL